Proteins from one Sporichthya brevicatena genomic window:
- a CDS encoding LLM class F420-dependent oxidoreductase — protein sequence MSRRTRPYPDVAVGVWMAVVEPDSLVDFARRAETAGCDSVWVPEHLIWPATITSPYPYKDGGGPPVPSSVNLYDPWALLSAVAAVTTTIRLGTCVYVLPLRDPLVTARAVATLDVLSNGRAILGAGLGWMKEEFDAAGIDFRTRASRSDEIVPVLRSLWSQELTRASGRHINFEPLYFYPKPPQGASLPIVFGGDSEPALRRAARLGDGWLGTWCTPTSTRAYVTRLEELLTEYGRADEPFEVTVMIKPREVSVDLIEELHAAGADRICIGSPTVPLAVWPEILDNLAVVLAKLRGDSAAR from the coding sequence GTGTCTCGCAGAACTCGGCCGTACCCTGACGTCGCCGTCGGGGTCTGGATGGCTGTCGTGGAGCCGGACTCCCTCGTCGACTTCGCGCGGCGGGCGGAGACGGCCGGGTGCGACTCGGTGTGGGTGCCGGAGCACCTGATCTGGCCGGCGACGATCACCTCGCCGTACCCGTACAAGGACGGCGGCGGGCCGCCCGTCCCGAGCAGTGTGAACCTGTACGACCCGTGGGCGCTGCTGTCGGCTGTGGCGGCTGTGACCACGACCATCCGGCTCGGTACGTGTGTCTACGTCCTGCCGCTGCGCGACCCGCTGGTGACGGCTCGCGCGGTCGCAACCCTGGACGTCCTCTCGAACGGCCGCGCGATCCTCGGCGCGGGTCTGGGCTGGATGAAGGAGGAGTTCGACGCCGCCGGTATCGACTTCCGTACGCGGGCCTCGCGCAGCGACGAGATCGTGCCGGTCCTGCGGTCGCTGTGGTCGCAGGAACTGACCCGCGCGTCCGGACGCCACATCAACTTCGAGCCCTTGTACTTCTACCCGAAGCCGCCGCAGGGCGCGAGCCTGCCGATCGTCTTCGGGGGCGACAGCGAGCCCGCGCTACGGCGCGCCGCCCGGCTCGGGGACGGCTGGCTGGGGACCTGGTGCACCCCGACGTCCACCCGTGCCTACGTCACGCGACTCGAGGAGTTGCTGACGGAGTACGGGCGCGCCGACGAGCCGTTCGAGGTCACGGTGATGATCAAGCCGCGCGAGGTCTCCGTCGACCTGATCGAGGAACTGCACGCGGCCGGGGCAGACCGGATCTGCATCGGCTCGCCCACCGTGCCCCTGGCGGTCTGGCCCGAGATTCTCGACAATCTCGCGGTCGTGCTGGCCAAACTGCGCGGCGATTCGGCCGCGCGGTAG